One segment of Streptomyces sp. YIM 121038 DNA contains the following:
- a CDS encoding polyprenyl synthetase family protein encodes MTDTSLYDTGPPPVAAPGADGEELLRRGSALVDPPLRAAVAGLHPATAAVCRYHLGWDTDRAPTPVRHVAKRVRAALALLSVRSVGAPERFAAVAGTAVELVHQLSLLHDDVMDGDAERRGRPAAWARFGTGAAVLAGDALVVQAVATVFRAEAPGARAAMEDLIVAVEQMVEGQAEDLALEGRALREVSTSRYARMARGKTGALFGCAAALGAVLADAPPPVVRALRAAGGDLGVAFQILDDVLGLWGDGALTGKPVGADLVRGKKTLPLVLAATVDSPEGRRVAELLDLVPLPQDRVPEVMRLLEAVGGRERAEEAAARHVAAALAALDAARLPGEVRQEWRSLVACLSRRRR; translated from the coding sequence ATGACAGACACGTCGCTGTACGACACCGGCCCGCCGCCCGTGGCCGCGCCCGGGGCGGACGGCGAGGAGCTCCTGCGGCGCGGGTCGGCGCTCGTCGATCCCCCGCTGCGGGCGGCCGTGGCCGGGCTGCACCCGGCCACGGCCGCCGTCTGCCGCTACCACCTGGGGTGGGACACCGACCGGGCCCCGACGCCGGTGCGGCACGTGGCCAAGCGCGTGCGCGCGGCCCTCGCGCTGCTCTCGGTGCGCTCCGTCGGGGCCCCGGAGCGCTTCGCCGCCGTCGCCGGTACGGCCGTGGAACTCGTGCACCAGCTCTCCCTGTTGCACGACGACGTCATGGACGGCGACGCCGAGCGGCGCGGCAGGCCCGCCGCGTGGGCCCGGTTCGGCACCGGCGCCGCGGTGCTCGCCGGTGACGCGCTCGTGGTCCAGGCCGTCGCCACCGTCTTCCGGGCCGAGGCACCGGGCGCCCGGGCCGCCATGGAGGACCTCATCGTCGCGGTGGAGCAGATGGTGGAGGGCCAGGCGGAGGACCTCGCCCTGGAGGGGCGCGCGCTGCGCGAGGTGTCGACGAGCCGGTACGCGCGCATGGCGCGCGGCAAGACCGGGGCGCTGTTCGGCTGCGCGGCGGCCCTCGGCGCCGTGCTCGCGGACGCGCCGCCGCCGGTGGTGCGCGCGCTGCGCGCGGCGGGCGGCGACCTCGGCGTGGCGTTCCAGATCCTGGACGACGTGCTGGGCCTGTGGGGCGACGGCGCGCTCACCGGAAAGCCCGTCGGCGCGGATCTGGTGCGCGGCAAGAAGACGCTGCCGCTGGTGCTCGCCGCGACGGTGGACTCGCCCGAGGGCCGCCGGGTGGCGGAGCTGCTCGACCTCGTGCCGCTGCCGCAGGACCGCGTCCCCGAGGTCATGCGCCTCCTGGAGGCCGTGGGCGGCCGGGAGCGCGCGGAGGAGGCGGCGGCCCGTCATGTGGCGGCGGCCCTCGCCGCGCTCGACGCGGCGCGGCTGCCCGGAGAGGTGCGGCAGGAGTGGCGGTCCCTCGTCGCCTGTCTGTCCCGCCGCAGACGCTGA
- a CDS encoding sulfite exporter TauE/SafE family protein, which yields MSEILLALIAGVAAGTLNALGGGGTFVALPALVAVGVPPVTANASSTVALLPGTMASAWVYRRDVTPVGETSTTALTSVSAVGGGLGAGLLLTLPAASFDAAVPWLLAFATVVLAFGRRLARVLSGATGRPFGIGSTAVLGGQFLLALYGGYFGGAVGIMMMALWSVGLGLDTAVSNPMRTVQIAAIYVTAAVLFLVCSDALDTPWLLAAMLTGAVTGGFTGAHVARRLSARVLRGVILTTAVTMTVLYFVRSWG from the coding sequence GTGTCCGAGATCCTGTTGGCCCTCATCGCCGGCGTCGCCGCCGGCACGCTGAACGCCCTCGGCGGCGGAGGTACGTTCGTGGCGCTGCCCGCGCTCGTCGCGGTCGGCGTGCCGCCCGTGACGGCGAACGCCTCGTCGACCGTCGCCCTCCTGCCCGGCACCATGGCCAGCGCCTGGGTGTACCGGCGCGACGTCACCCCGGTGGGCGAGACGTCCACGACCGCGCTGACCTCGGTCAGCGCCGTCGGCGGCGGCCTCGGCGCGGGGCTGCTCCTGACCCTGCCCGCAGCCTCCTTCGACGCGGCCGTGCCGTGGCTGCTCGCCTTCGCCACCGTGGTCCTGGCCTTCGGCCGCCGGCTGGCGCGGGTGCTCAGCGGCGCCACGGGGCGCCCGTTCGGCATCGGCTCCACGGCCGTGCTCGGCGGGCAGTTCCTGCTCGCCCTGTACGGCGGATACTTCGGCGGAGCCGTAGGCATCATGATGATGGCCCTGTGGAGCGTGGGCCTCGGCCTCGACACCGCGGTCAGCAACCCCATGCGGACCGTCCAGATCGCGGCCATCTATGTCACCGCGGCCGTCCTCTTCCTCGTCTGCTCCGACGCCCTGGACACCCCCTGGCTCCTCGCCGCCATGCTCACCGGCGCGGTGACCGGCGGCTTCACGGGCGCCCACGTCGCCCGCCGCCTGTCCGCGCGCGTGCTGCGGGGCGTCATCCTCACCACCGCCGTCACCATGACCGTCCTGTACTTCGTCCGCAGCTGGGGCTGA
- a CDS encoding ferritin-like domain-containing protein — protein MAQTDPPPIHTIEALRAELQDALALEFTTIPAYLYGLLSIKDRRSRFPDVTRIVQSIVISEMRHMAIAANVLTAVGGRPEITKAAPVYPCQIPDFTRAGLVRLFPCGGDLWQLGLFIEQPDPLPTDTRERIRGAIDLESPRLRTGGGLDLIKALPSPVPLRFESIGDFYNALIDGITYLVEQGKEEDVVHPETIPRQYTHFGGQDNIGVRTSQEAVALLTDVIHEGEGDPHRMWDDNGELSHYYKFDELAQGRHYLPQDKPCHPTGPRITLPVDTDIVHVLPDPQMCKYRKGSPEWRAADDFNRFYERLVANLETGLTGHPQQVDSAVGQMHQLEVLADAVLACRIAEGEYAGYYAAPTFECRPYTDRPVRLPALEE, from the coding sequence ATGGCCCAGACCGATCCGCCGCCGATCCACACCATCGAGGCGCTGCGCGCGGAGCTCCAGGACGCCCTGGCCCTGGAGTTCACCACCATTCCCGCCTACCTCTACGGGTTGCTCTCCATCAAGGACCGGCGGTCGAGGTTCCCCGACGTCACCCGGATCGTCCAGAGCATCGTGATCTCCGAGATGCGGCACATGGCCATCGCCGCGAACGTGCTCACCGCCGTGGGCGGCCGGCCGGAGATCACGAAGGCGGCACCCGTGTACCCCTGCCAGATCCCGGACTTCACCCGGGCGGGTCTGGTGCGGCTGTTCCCCTGCGGCGGCGACCTCTGGCAGCTCGGCCTCTTCATCGAACAGCCCGACCCCCTGCCGACGGACACCCGGGAGCGGATCCGCGGCGCGATCGACCTGGAGTCGCCGCGGCTGCGCACCGGCGGCGGACTCGACCTGATCAAGGCCCTGCCGAGCCCCGTCCCGCTGCGCTTCGAGTCCATCGGGGACTTCTACAACGCCCTCATCGACGGCATCACCTACCTGGTGGAGCAGGGGAAGGAGGAGGACGTCGTCCACCCGGAGACCATCCCGCGGCAGTACACGCACTTCGGAGGCCAGGACAACATCGGCGTACGCACCTCTCAGGAAGCCGTCGCCCTGCTGACCGACGTCATCCACGAGGGCGAGGGCGACCCGCACCGCATGTGGGACGACAACGGCGAGCTGTCCCACTACTACAAGTTCGACGAGCTGGCGCAGGGCCGCCACTACCTGCCGCAGGACAAGCCCTGCCACCCCACGGGCCCGCGCATCACCCTGCCCGTGGACACCGACATCGTGCACGTCCTGCCCGATCCGCAGATGTGCAAGTACCGCAAGGGCTCCCCGGAGTGGCGGGCGGCGGACGACTTCAACCGCTTCTACGAGCGGCTCGTGGCGAACCTGGAGACCGGCCTCACCGGTCATCCGCAGCAGGTCGACAGCGCCGTCGGGCAGATGCACCAGCTGGAGGTCCTCGCCGACGCGGTCCTCGCGTGCCGGATCGCCGAGGGCGAGTACGCGGGGTACTACGCCGCGCCCACCTTCGAGTGCAGGCCCTACACCGACCGGCCCGTCCGGCTCCCCGCACTGGAGGAGTGA
- a CDS encoding SRPBCC family protein: MNRYDIRLSGTWRAPLAPDTVYALLADVESYPTWWPAFRSVRRTGERACEVVIRSALPYALRATLTAVAEDPAARVLEAALDGDVSGGVRWTVAPDGPHGCVAKLTQHVTVRKAALRRWMPMARPVFRVNHALALRGGRRGLTAGARQER; this comes from the coding sequence GTGAACCGCTACGACATCCGCCTCTCGGGCACCTGGCGCGCCCCGCTCGCGCCGGACACCGTGTACGCGCTCCTCGCCGACGTGGAGTCCTACCCCACGTGGTGGCCCGCCTTCCGCTCCGTGCGGCGGACCGGCGAGCGGGCGTGCGAGGTCGTCATCAGGTCGGCGCTCCCGTACGCGCTGCGCGCCACGCTGACGGCCGTGGCGGAGGACCCGGCCGCGCGCGTCCTCGAAGCGGCGCTCGACGGGGACGTCTCGGGCGGCGTCCGCTGGACCGTGGCCCCCGACGGGCCCCATGGCTGCGTCGCCAAGCTCACCCAGCACGTCACGGTCCGCAAGGCCGCGCTGCGGCGCTGGATGCCGATGGCCCGGCCGGTCTTCCGCGTCAACCACGCGCTGGCGCTGCGCGGCGGCCGGCGGGGGCTGACGGCCGGGGCCCGCCAGGAGCGTTAG
- a CDS encoding carotenoid oxygenase family protein, with translation MASHTRRRVLQGAALAAAGSVVGGYGGGHYAAAAQATTGHAAEGGHLPFLEGALAPVTEELTAFDLEVTGRLPRDLDGRYLRTGPNALGLEDPRAHHWMLGDGMVHGVRLRDGRAEWYRNRWVRSSGVAKKLGEPYPGPVPPDDFACNTHVIPYKGRILALQEGGPLPYELDGELGTAGPYDFRHTLKGSFTAHTKYDAAADELHAVTYYPTWDHVRHLVIDSTGRVARTTRIPVADAPMMHDFALTRNYVVLMDVPITFDPAAAEAGALVPYVWNERHPPRVGVMPRAGGATRWFEVDPVYYSHTLNAYDQGDEVVVDFTSMPAPFHAAGRGSGGPGATGTPTLDRWRIDLRGGRVHGTRVDDLPQEFPRVNESLVSRRHRFGYTVSAAEMWRAYLTVDGVPPAGKLTDHLVKHDMLRGTKQTHRLPKGAAASEPVFVPRRGARDEDDGYVLTYVNDPDRGATDLVVLAAQDFTGRPLARVRLPGRVPLGFHGSWVADR, from the coding sequence ATGGCCAGTCACACACGGCGGAGGGTCCTTCAGGGGGCGGCACTCGCGGCGGCGGGCAGCGTGGTCGGCGGCTATGGGGGCGGCCACTACGCGGCGGCGGCACAGGCGACGACGGGCCACGCGGCCGAGGGCGGGCATCTCCCCTTCCTGGAGGGCGCCTTGGCGCCGGTCACGGAGGAGCTGACGGCGTTCGACCTGGAGGTGACCGGCCGCTTGCCGCGCGACCTGGACGGCCGCTATCTGCGCACCGGCCCGAACGCGCTCGGCCTGGAGGACCCGCGGGCGCACCACTGGATGCTGGGCGACGGCATGGTGCACGGGGTGCGGCTGCGCGACGGGCGCGCCGAGTGGTACCGCAACCGCTGGGTGCGCTCCTCGGGGGTCGCGAAGAAGCTGGGCGAGCCGTACCCGGGCCCGGTGCCGCCGGACGACTTCGCGTGCAACACCCACGTGATCCCGTACAAGGGGCGGATCCTGGCGCTCCAGGAGGGCGGGCCGCTGCCGTACGAGCTGGACGGGGAGCTCGGCACGGCGGGTCCGTACGACTTCCGCCACACCCTGAAGGGCTCGTTCACCGCGCACACGAAGTACGACGCGGCCGCCGACGAGCTGCACGCGGTCACCTACTACCCGACCTGGGACCACGTGCGGCACCTGGTGATCGACAGCACCGGGCGGGTGGCGCGGACCACCAGGATCCCGGTGGCGGACGCGCCGATGATGCACGACTTCGCCCTCACCCGGAACTACGTGGTGCTCATGGACGTGCCGATCACGTTCGACCCGGCGGCCGCCGAGGCGGGGGCGCTGGTGCCGTACGTCTGGAACGAGCGCCACCCTCCGCGCGTGGGCGTCATGCCGCGCGCGGGAGGCGCCACGCGCTGGTTCGAGGTCGACCCGGTCTACTACTCGCACACCCTCAACGCCTACGACCAGGGCGACGAGGTGGTGGTGGACTTCACCTCCATGCCCGCCCCCTTCCACGCGGCGGGGCGGGGCAGCGGCGGCCCCGGCGCGACCGGGACGCCGACGCTCGACCGCTGGCGGATCGACCTGCGCGGCGGCCGGGTCCACGGCACCCGCGTCGACGACCTGCCGCAGGAGTTCCCCCGCGTCAACGAGTCCCTGGTCTCGCGCAGGCACCGCTTCGGATACACGGTGAGCGCGGCGGAGATGTGGCGCGCGTACCTGACGGTCGACGGTGTGCCCCCGGCGGGGAAGTTGACCGACCACCTGGTCAAGCACGACATGCTGCGCGGCACGAAGCAGACGCACCGCCTCCCGAAGGGCGCGGCGGCGAGCGAGCCGGTGTTCGTGCCGCGCCGGGGCGCGCGGGACGAGGACGACGGCTACGTCCTCACCTATGTGAACGACCCCGACCGGGGCGCGACCGACCTGGTGGTCCTCGCGGCCCAGGACTTCACCGGCCGCCCCCTGGCCCGTGTCCGGCTGCCCGGCCGGGTGCCGCTCGGCTTCCACGGCAGCTGGGTGGCGGACCGGTAG
- a CDS encoding amino acid adenylation domain-containing protein yields MSAISDVPLSVTLPTADRAAPLAASSAQQRLWFLSQMPGASEAHHTPTAVELRGALDRAALSRALDALVARHEVLRTRFVAVGGAAVQQIDPPGGGLPLTADDLTGRADAEAELARLRREEAAAPFDLAHGPLLRGRLVTLGADRHVLMLTVHHIVADGWSLGVLTREAGALYAAFREGAPDPLPPLPVQYADYAAWQRQWLADPAPDGAAARQSAYWRQALADAPALLELPTDRPRPAEQDYRGGQVRLDVDAELTAALKEAGGDATLSTTVLAAWSLVLARAAGQSDVVIGVPAAHRSRPELEGLIGPFAHALALRIAVSDDLTVGGLIERVGAATLSAQRHQDLPFEQVVEAVKPARSLAHTPLFQVLFAWRDGAEEGRWALPDLDATPLATPLPVAGFDLTLTLAEEDGGLTGTLDYATALFDAETAERYVRQLRHVLQQLAAGPGTPVAELTVLDEDARRQVLVDFNDTAAAGSPAGLVERFEAQVRERPGQTAVVHGGDALDYATLERRANRLAHALIARGIGTDRVVGLHTHLSVDLLVGILGVLKAGGAYLPLDPALPAERLTGMVADAGALLVLSNDAAPPDDAWLPLTAVEAEGARDDAPGRGFRPDDLAYVIYTSGSTGRPKGVAATHRGILNLLDYWLGQFDATPGEASAMWPSFAFDASVQELLLPLTSGGVLQLVPKEVRDDPEALIAWMREHRIMDVLLPPAYVKWICEAPEERLGGLSLRCIRTGLEPLPEDSLHRMTEALPGLHVLNGYGPTETALYCTAYLTSRDLERQAPIGPPVANTRTYVLDERLRPVPVGVVGELYIAGAGMARGYLGRPGLTSERFVADPFVPGARMYRSGDLARWLPDGDLLYAGRRDHQVKLRGFRIELGEIEATLLDQPGVSEAAVIADRDGAGEPQLVAAVGVGETAPRPAAEWRAALARRLPAHMIPGVFVEVPRLPQTQNGKLDRAALLERARADRPAQVNLASPRDHIELTLYQIWRRLLLQPDIGIRDSFFDIGGTSVSAIKLVHAVREAFGETLSVRDVMLHPTIEEMGGRLRRGASGAPPSNLLRFRAGDGAAHVVCVHPAGGTAFCYLSLAKALPEHIGVHGVQSPGVNPGESFLPTVEAMAEAYLKLIEPLSGGPLILTGLSYGGLVAHEMGRLLAAAGHEDVSVVLLDAQGAGNAERSADIATVDMAEFRDKLVKFNGMYPGIDDRQIEQYFHIYNHNRTTAVAYAPRPTAARTVFLQAVEGATDDFLADVRDFWRERADGDFEVESIACDHWGMLESAEILRVAARIESELARFAGSGQPRLAESAPAREAE; encoded by the coding sequence TTGTCCGCGATCAGCGACGTCCCCCTTTCCGTGACCCTCCCGACCGCGGACCGCGCCGCCCCCTTGGCGGCGTCCTCCGCGCAGCAACGGCTGTGGTTCCTGTCGCAAATGCCGGGCGCGAGCGAGGCGCACCACACTCCCACGGCGGTGGAGCTGCGGGGCGCCCTGGACCGGGCGGCGCTGAGCCGGGCCCTGGACGCGCTCGTCGCCCGCCACGAGGTGCTGCGCACGCGCTTCGTGGCCGTCGGGGGCGCGGCGGTGCAGCAGATCGACCCGCCCGGCGGGGGCCTGCCCCTGACGGCCGACGACCTGACCGGCAGGGCCGACGCCGAGGCCGAACTCGCGCGCCTGCGGCGGGAGGAGGCCGCGGCCCCGTTCGACCTGGCGCACGGCCCCCTGCTCCGCGGCCGCCTGGTGACGCTCGGCGCCGACCGGCACGTCCTGATGCTCACGGTGCACCACATCGTGGCCGACGGCTGGTCCCTCGGCGTCCTGACCCGGGAGGCCGGCGCCCTGTACGCGGCCTTCCGCGAGGGCGCGCCCGACCCGCTGCCGCCGCTGCCGGTGCAGTACGCCGACTACGCCGCCTGGCAGCGGCAGTGGCTGGCCGACCCGGCGCCCGACGGGGCCGCGGCCCGGCAGAGCGCCTACTGGCGCCAGGCCCTCGCGGACGCCCCGGCGCTCCTGGAGCTGCCCACCGACCGGCCGCGCCCGGCCGAGCAGGACTACCGCGGCGGACAGGTGCGGCTCGACGTCGACGCGGAGCTGACGGCCGCGCTCAAGGAGGCCGGCGGCGACGCGACGCTGTCCACGACGGTCCTGGCCGCGTGGTCCCTGGTGCTCGCGCGCGCCGCGGGCCAGTCCGACGTGGTGATCGGCGTGCCCGCCGCCCACCGGAGCCGCCCCGAACTCGAAGGGCTCATCGGCCCCTTCGCCCACGCCCTGGCGCTGCGGATCGCGGTGTCCGACGACCTGACGGTGGGCGGGCTCATCGAGCGCGTCGGCGCGGCAACGTTGTCAGCACAGCGCCACCAGGATCTGCCCTTCGAGCAGGTCGTCGAGGCCGTCAAGCCCGCGCGCAGCCTCGCGCACACCCCGCTGTTCCAGGTCCTCTTCGCCTGGCGGGACGGCGCCGAGGAGGGCAGGTGGGCGCTGCCGGACCTCGACGCGACGCCGCTCGCGACGCCGCTCCCGGTCGCCGGGTTCGACCTCACCCTGACCCTGGCGGAGGAGGACGGCGGGCTCACGGGCACGCTGGACTACGCCACCGCCCTGTTCGACGCCGAGACGGCCGAGCGGTACGTCCGTCAGCTGCGGCACGTCCTCCAGCAGCTGGCCGCCGGGCCCGGCACGCCGGTCGCCGAGCTGACCGTGCTCGACGAGGACGCCCGCCGCCAGGTGCTCGTGGACTTCAACGACACCGCCGCCGCGGGCTCGCCCGCCGGTCTGGTGGAGCGCTTCGAGGCCCAGGTGCGGGAGCGGCCCGGCCAGACGGCCGTGGTCCACGGGGGCGACGCGCTCGACTACGCCACCCTGGAGCGGCGTGCCAACCGGCTCGCCCACGCCCTGATCGCGCGCGGCATCGGCACCGACCGCGTCGTCGGTCTGCACACGCATCTGTCGGTGGACCTGCTCGTGGGCATCCTGGGCGTACTGAAGGCGGGCGGCGCGTATCTGCCGCTCGACCCGGCGCTGCCCGCCGAGCGGCTCACGGGCATGGTGGCGGACGCCGGTGCCCTGCTCGTCCTGAGCAACGACGCCGCGCCGCCGGACGACGCCTGGCTGCCGCTCACCGCCGTCGAGGCCGAGGGGGCGCGGGACGACGCGCCCGGCCGCGGCTTCCGCCCGGACGACCTGGCGTACGTCATCTACACCTCCGGCTCCACCGGCCGCCCCAAGGGCGTGGCCGCGACGCACCGGGGCATCCTCAACCTCCTGGACTACTGGCTGGGGCAGTTCGACGCGACGCCGGGCGAGGCCTCGGCGATGTGGCCGAGCTTCGCCTTCGACGCCTCGGTGCAGGAGCTGCTGCTCCCGCTCACCTCGGGCGGCGTCCTCCAGCTGGTGCCGAAGGAGGTGCGCGACGACCCCGAGGCGCTCATCGCCTGGATGCGTGAGCACCGCATCATGGACGTGCTCCTTCCGCCCGCCTACGTCAAGTGGATCTGCGAGGCGCCCGAGGAGCGTCTCGGGGGCCTGTCCCTGCGCTGCATCCGCACCGGCCTCGAACCCCTGCCCGAGGACAGCCTGCACCGCATGACCGAGGCCCTGCCGGGCCTGCACGTCCTCAACGGCTACGGCCCGACCGAGACCGCCCTGTACTGCACCGCGTACCTCACGTCCCGGGACCTGGAGCGCCAGGCCCCGATCGGCCCGCCCGTGGCCAACACCCGTACGTACGTGCTCGACGAGCGGCTCAGGCCGGTGCCGGTCGGCGTGGTGGGCGAGCTGTACATCGCGGGGGCGGGCATGGCGCGCGGCTATCTGGGCCGCCCCGGCCTGACCTCCGAGCGGTTCGTGGCCGACCCGTTCGTGCCCGGCGCGCGCATGTACCGCAGCGGCGACCTGGCCCGCTGGCTGCCCGACGGCGACCTCCTGTACGCGGGCCGCCGCGACCACCAGGTCAAGCTGCGCGGCTTCCGCATCGAGCTGGGCGAGATCGAGGCGACGCTGCTCGACCAGCCCGGCGTGTCCGAGGCGGCGGTCATCGCCGACCGCGACGGCGCGGGCGAGCCGCAGCTGGTGGCCGCCGTCGGCGTGGGCGAGACCGCGCCGCGCCCGGCCGCCGAGTGGCGCGCGGCCCTGGCACGACGGCTTCCGGCCCATATGATCCCGGGCGTCTTCGTCGAGGTGCCGCGGCTTCCGCAGACCCAGAACGGCAAGCTCGACCGCGCGGCGCTCCTGGAGCGGGCCCGCGCCGACCGGCCCGCCCAGGTCAATCTGGCGAGCCCGCGCGACCACATAGAACTGACGCTGTATCAGATATGGCGGCGCCTGCTGCTGCAGCCGGACATCGGCATCCGCGACAGCTTCTTCGACATCGGCGGCACCTCCGTCTCCGCCATCAAGCTCGTGCACGCCGTCCGCGAGGCCTTCGGCGAGACCCTGTCGGTCCGCGACGTCATGCTGCACCCGACCATCGAGGAGATGGGCGGACGGCTGCGCCGGGGCGCCTCGGGGGCGCCGCCGAGCAACCTCCTGCGGTTCCGCGCGGGCGACGGCGCCGCGCACGTCGTCTGCGTCCACCCGGCGGGCGGCACCGCCTTCTGCTACCTCTCGCTGGCCAAGGCCCTGCCGGAGCACATCGGCGTCCACGGCGTCCAGTCCCCCGGTGTGAACCCCGGGGAGTCCTTCCTGCCCACGGTCGAGGCCATGGCCGAGGCCTATCTGAAGCTCATCGAGCCGCTGTCGGGCGGGCCGCTGATCCTCACCGGTCTGTCCTACGGCGGTCTCGTGGCCCACGAGATGGGCCGCCTCCTCGCCGCCGCGGGCCACGAGGACGTCAGCGTGGTGCTGCTCGACGCCCAGGGCGCGGGCAACGCGGAGCGGAGCGCCGACATCGCCACCGTCGACATGGCCGAGTTCCGCGACAAGCTGGTGAAGTTCAACGGCATGTACCCGGGCATCGACGACCGGCAGATCGAGCAGTACTTCCACATCTACAACCACAACCGCACCACCGCGGTCGCCTACGCCCCGCGGCCGACCGCGGCCCGCACCGTCTTCCTCCAGGCGGTCGAGGGCGCGACGGACGACTTCCTCGCGGACGTGCGCGACTTCTGGCGGGAGCGCGCCGACGGCGACTTCGAGGTGGAGTCGATCGCCTGCGACCACTGGGGCATGCTGGAGTCCGCCGAGATCCTCCGGGTCGCCGCGCGGATCGAGTCGGAACTGGCCCGCTTCGCCGGGTCCGGTCAGCCGCGGCTCGCCGAGTCCGCTCCGGCGCGGGAGGCGGAATGA
- a CDS encoding ABC transporter permease → MLEHARNRLALVLVVVYIPLWLTLEHWFVTPDRLRFLLRAAGRSVTVDGNHLTMVSGAVNTVTLIVGFMMFMTTFKALAFDRRLALAGYPRSCLLLGKVVAMAVASALIAVYATAVVCWYWDPVRPALLALGLFAAAVSYGGIGILLGAFLRNELAGLFVIIMASLLDTMLQNPMSNAGADKDGLQLLPGYGPTQVAVAGAFTPGVTPYGHLLLGPAWFLAMWLLGTGAFFARTRDHLPPPSAPLPTGRTA, encoded by the coding sequence TTGCTCGAACACGCCCGCAACCGGCTCGCCCTGGTGCTCGTGGTCGTGTACATCCCGCTCTGGCTGACCCTTGAGCACTGGTTCGTCACGCCCGACCGGCTGCGCTTCCTGCTGCGTGCCGCCGGGCGGAGCGTGACCGTCGACGGCAACCACCTGACGATGGTGTCGGGGGCCGTCAACACGGTGACGCTCATCGTGGGCTTCATGATGTTCATGACGACCTTCAAGGCGCTCGCCTTCGACCGCAGGCTCGCGCTCGCGGGCTACCCCCGCTCCTGTCTGCTGCTCGGCAAGGTCGTCGCGATGGCGGTCGCCTCCGCGCTCATCGCGGTGTACGCCACCGCCGTGGTCTGCTGGTACTGGGATCCGGTCCGGCCCGCCCTGCTCGCGCTCGGCCTGTTCGCGGCCGCCGTGAGCTACGGCGGCATCGGCATCCTGCTCGGCGCCTTCCTGCGCAACGAACTGGCCGGGCTCTTCGTCATCATCATGGCCAGCCTGCTCGACACCATGCTCCAGAACCCCATGAGCAACGCGGGAGCCGACAAGGACGGGCTCCAGCTCCTGCCCGGATACGGCCCCACCCAGGTCGCGGTCGCCGGGGCCTTCACGCCCGGCGTCACTCCGTACGGTCATCTGCTGCTCGGCCCCGCCTGGTTCCTCGCCATGTGGCTGCTCGGCACGGGCGCGTTCTTCGCCAGGACCCGCGACCACCTGCCCCCGCCCTCCGCGCCGCTGCCGACCGGGAGAACCGCGTGA
- a CDS encoding LysR family transcriptional regulator yields the protein MRYDLDDLRLFLHIVAEGSITAGARRMHLSLPSASARVRSLERHAGVALLIRGRRGVRPTPAGTALARHARDVLTHTARLESAVASYTRSPAAPLTLLSGGSAMHGLVPRALVSFLRAHPDTDVTVSESRTPRTVRMLADGEADLGVVVDDEAHDSGLVLEPLGDDSLVVIGQAGGILAGRTALTYSEVAEHPLVGLDADSSLRRWIEQHLGPHAPVVRYRTSVADLSTLVSLVAAGVGLAVVPRRALDPHRPLDVCALQDGWSRRRLLLAWGVGGRAAAPAAVALAEHLRRAASTEAPPPGAPGAGPGDG from the coding sequence GTGCGTTACGACTTGGACGACCTCCGGCTCTTTCTGCACATCGTGGCGGAGGGGTCGATCACGGCGGGTGCGCGGCGGATGCATCTGAGCCTGCCGTCGGCCAGCGCCCGGGTGCGCTCCCTGGAGCGGCACGCCGGGGTGGCCCTGCTGATCCGGGGGCGGCGCGGGGTGCGGCCGACACCGGCGGGCACCGCCCTCGCCCGGCACGCCCGGGACGTGCTCACGCACACGGCCCGCCTGGAGAGCGCCGTGGCCAGCTACACCCGCTCCCCCGCCGCGCCCCTGACCCTGTTGAGCGGCGGGTCGGCGATGCACGGGCTCGTGCCGCGGGCGCTGGTGTCGTTCCTGCGCGCGCACCCGGACACCGACGTGACGGTGTCCGAGAGCCGGACCCCGCGGACCGTGCGGATGCTCGCCGACGGCGAGGCCGACCTCGGGGTCGTCGTCGACGACGAGGCCCACGACAGCGGGCTCGTCCTGGAGCCCCTCGGCGACGACTCCCTCGTGGTGATCGGCCAGGCGGGCGGCATCCTCGCCGGGCGCACCGCCCTGACGTACAGCGAGGTCGCGGAGCACCCGCTCGTGGGGCTCGACGCCGATTCCTCGCTGCGCCGCTGGATCGAGCAGCACCTCGGCCCGCACGCTCCGGTGGTGCGCTACCGCACGAGCGTCGCCGATCTGAGCACCCTCGTCTCGCTCGTGGCCGCCGGGGTCGGGCTCGCCGTCGTGCCGCGCCGCGCCCTGGACCCGCACCGTCCGCTCGACGTGTGCGCGCTCCAGGACGGCTGGTCGCGGCGGCGGCTGCTGCTGGCGTGGGGCGTCGGGGGCCGGGCCGCGGCGCCCGCGGCGGTGGCCCTCGCCGAGCATCTGCGGCGCGCGGCGTCGACCGAGGCGCCGCCGCCCGGCGCACCGGGGGCGGGGCCCGGCGACGGCTGA